In Gigantopelta aegis isolate Gae_Host chromosome 6, Gae_host_genome, whole genome shotgun sequence, the following are encoded in one genomic region:
- the LOC121375251 gene encoding deoxycytidylate deaminase-like, giving the protein MSSREVFSMSDINAAVDKLDNDRVLSPSGNKKRADYLQWPDYFMAVAFLSAQRSKDPRTQVGACIVNKDNKIVGIGYNGMPNGCSDDIMPWGKGSADILNTKQLYVCHAELNAVLNKNSADVKDCTIYVALFPCNECAKVIIQSGIKEVVYCCDKHAEKPEFRASRKLLDTVGISCRQYKPQRKQIVIDFSIIETDGTNLSPEKTTE; this is encoded by the exons ATGTCAAGTAGAGAAGTATTTTCGATGTCAGATATTAACGCTGCCGTAGATAAGTTAGATAATGATCGTGTACTATCTCCAAG TGGCAATAAAAAGAGAGCAGACTATTTACAGTGGCCGGACTACTTCATGGCAGTGGCTTTTTTGTCTGCACAAAGAAGTAAGGACCCCAGAACTcag GTTGGTGCTTGCATTGTTAACAAAGACAATAAGATTGTTGGCATTGGTTACAATGGGATGCCCAATGGCTGCAGTGATGACATAATGCCTTGGGGAAAAGGATCAGCTGACATCCTGaacacaaaacaactttatG TATGCCATGCAGAACTGAATgctgtgttaaacaaaaattctgCAGATGTCAAAGACTGTACAATTTACGTTGCCTTGTTTCCCTGCAATGAGTGTGCCAAAGTGATAATACAGTCAGGCATTAAGGAGGTGGTGTACTGCTGCGACAAACATGCTGAAAAGCCTGAGTTTCGTGCATCTCGGAAACTACTTGATACAGTTGGCATTTCCTGCAG aCAATATAAACCACAGAGGAAGCAGATTGTGATAGACTTCTCCATCATAGAGACAGATGGGACCAATCTTAGTCCAGAAAAAACTACTGAATAA
- the LOC121376465 gene encoding inactive pancreatic lipase-related protein 1-like, with amino-acid sequence MSVVKLAVKAVLLLVCVYISEGWLVSTNSKKKVCYRTWGCFYRNRPFHNSLLPRAPSRLGIKFKLYTKNQPVFTISINETRTALRSNNIYNPSRPTKVIIHGFQDSGQNSWVSQMVRSLLEKESMNVFVVDWKKGAKFFDYFQACSDARLIGRIVAKLLETLIDIGASPASLHLIGHSLGAHIAGYVAEQIPGVGRITGLDPAGPSFEGRPTSARLDSTDAIFVDVIHTDAEPLARLGLGIKMASGHVDFYVNGGVNQPGCPNDLSQLIQHLFSGHSLIYTFACSHMRAIYLFTESINSRCQFKASPCPQNVSISSTTCNSCHSDCVRMGYYADIKRPSGTYYIATNENEPYCMF; translated from the exons ATGTCGGTCGTGAAGTTAGCAGTGAAGGcggttttgttgttggtttgtgttTATATCTCAGAAG GTTGGCTTGTGTCCACTAATTCCAAAAAGAAAGTTTGCTACAGGACGTGGGGATGTTTCTACAGGAACCGGCCCTTTCATAACAGTCTTCTACCCAGAGCGCCAAGCCGTCTGGGAATAAAGTTTAAACTGTACACTAAGAATCAGCCGGTGTTTACCATATCGATAAATGAGACGAGGACGGCACTGCGGTCTAATAACATCTACAACCCCAGTCGCCCCACGAAGGTTATTATCCATGGATTCCAGGACTCCGGACAAAACTCGTGGGTTTCACAGATGGTTCGAAGTCTTTTGGAAAAG GAATCAATGAATGTCTTTGTCGTCGATTGGAAAAAAGGTGCCAAATTCTTTGACTATTTCCAAGCTTGTAGCGACGCTCGACTGATTGGCCGAATAGTTGCCAAGTTACTTGAGACACTCATAGACATTGGTGCTAGTCCTGCATCACTTCATTTGATTGGTCACAGTCTTGGTGCCCACATCGCTGGATATGTGGCAGAACAAATTCCGGGCGTGGGAAGAATAACGG GTTTGGATCCAGCTGGGCCATCGTTTGAAGGACGACCGACGTCTGCTAGGCTGGACTCGACTGACGCCATCTTTGTTGACGTCATCCACACAGACGCAGAACCTCTTGCAAGACTAG GTCTAGGTATTAAAATGGCGTCTGGACATGTTGACTTCTACGTCAATGGTGGAGTCAATCAACCTGGATGTCCAAATGATCTAAGTCAGCTTATACAACATCTCTTCTCGGGGCATT cattaatatatacattcgCCTGCAGTCACATGAGGGCTATATACTTATTTACGGAATCCATAAACTCCCGGTGTCAGTTCAAGGCCAGCCCGTGTCCTCAGAACGTCTCCATTTCATCAACCACCTGCAACAGTTGCCATAGTGACTGTGTAAGAATGGGGTACTACGCAGATATAAAACGGCCTTCCGGTACATACTACATAGCAACCAATGAGAACGAGCCATATTGTA tgTTTTGA
- the LOC121375544 gene encoding inactive pancreatic lipase-related protein 1-like, producing MYFHRNIVVYVLLLGFCQVNLSSENEDTILHRQRRQTSCFARLGCFSNDPPYNNTIELPQDPNFINTTFKLYTRTNPNHPSFLFTHSAESVHRSRFDSSKPVRIIIHGFLQSTRLPWVVEMVQKLLQAEPQNVIAVEWGQGAGFPYTQAAANTRLVGAEVANLVAHLCHVTGISRRQFHMIGHSLGAHVAGYAGNRLPGMGRISGLDPAQPNFEHEHPQVRLDPTDADVVDVIHTDDTRYHEVGGFGMRSPVGHMDFYPNGGHYQPGCETDTISNVLSDAINHGIEDAEVVMGCSHDRAVHLFIESINSQCHFTGYTCSSMEDFRHGICYHCGNRPCPSMGYKASHYKSRGIFYLATCGHSPFCVAQYFVEVDLSQHMTNLRGEVKVQLHGSRGNTDVSEIFRGFIQHGAALHGVVVSGSEIGEVQRVTIFYAYARTFFHWGDSPSLVVERVKVLSARRRTRVQFCSDVTITDGGTGVLTNPTRRCR from the exons ATGTATTTTCATAGGAATATCGTCGTTTACGTCCTTCTACTTGGTTTTTGTCAGGTGAATTTAA gTAGTGAAAATGAAGACACCATTCTACATCGTCAACGACGTCAAACATCGTGTTTCGCTAGACTGGGATGTTTCTCAAATGACCCGCCCTACAACAACACCATAGAACTTCCCCAGGACCCCAATTTCATCAACACGACGTTTAAACTATACACGAGAACAAACCCGAACCATCCATCTTTTCTGTTCACCCATTCAGCAGAGTCTGTACATAGATCTAGGTTCGATAGCTCGAAGCCCGTTCGAATTATCATCCATGGTTTTCTTCAAAGTACGAGGCTGCCGTGGGTGGTCGAAATGGTTCAAAAACTGTTGCAAGCC GAGCCACAAAACGTCATCGCCGTGGAATGGGGCCAAGGCGCCGGATTTCCTTACACACAGGCCGCAGCCAATACCCGGCTGGTTGGAGCAGAAGTAGCCAATCTGGTCGCTCACTTGTGTCACGTGACTGGAATCAGCAGGAGGCAGTTCCATATGATTGGTCACAGTTTAGGCGCGCACGTTGCAGGATACGCTGGAAACCGACTACCAGGAATGGGTCGAATATCAG GTTTAGATCCAGCGCAGCCGAATTTTGAACATGAACATCCACAGGTTCGACTTGATCCAACAGATGCAGACGTCGTCGACGTCATTCACACAGACGACACGCGATACCACGAGGTCGGAG GTTTTGGTATGCGGTCTCCCGTTGGCCACATGGATTTCTACCCCAATGGCGGTCATTACCAACCGGGTTGTGAAACAGACACTATTAGCAACGTTTTATCAGACGCCATTAACCATGGAATTGAag ATGCTGAGGTTGTGATGGGCTGCAGCCATGACCGAGCCGTGCATCTGTTCATCGAATCCATCAACTCACAGTGCCACTTCACGGGTTACACGTGCTCATCGATGGAAGACTTCAGACACGGCATATGTTACCACTGCGGCAACAGGCCTTGCCCTTCCATGGGTTACAAGGCCAGCCATTACAAGTCCAGAGGAATCTTTTATCTAGCGACTTGTGGCCACTCGCCTTTCTGTG ttgCCCAGTATTTCGTCGAAGTGGACTTGTCTCAGCATATGACCAATCTGAGAGGGGAGGTCAAAGTACAGCTTCACGGGTCACGAGGAAACACAGATGTCAGCGAAATATTTAG GGGATTTATTCAACATGGCGCTGCCCTGCACGGAGTGGTCGTTTCCGGTTCCGAGATAGGCGAGGTGCAGCGGGTGACGATCTTCTACGCGTACGCCCGAACGTTCTTCCACTGGGGAGACAGTCCGTCTCTGGTGGTCGAGAGAGTGAAGGTGTTGTCGGCCAGACGACGTACAAG AGTACAGTTTTGTTCAGATGTCACAATCACCGACGGCGGCACCGGGGTTCTCACCAACCCAACACGGAGATGTCGCTGA